Proteins encoded together in one Mycobacteriales bacterium window:
- a CDS encoding EcsC family protein: MSKERPSSDPMSRYERKRWDELQGHWEKKAQGRKAVLPPRARVALDTTVEVTKNTASKAGKAVAEWTPEKVKDVAGAAVDAALVPTVHHVVQLLELLNDWVVELTDPDAVLKYHQEKGRGVESLEDLRRLDLEELEELTTGMALKWGTVGVGQGASFGALAMIPVPVLGSVLAIGLDMIAMHVLTGAIATRICYAYGYDAADPEVRHIIDRMVARAYKNQVVKAGSVKKASAAFDAAKGRVNWSQKLRDDHRLMAAVEKLLKRAGDGKHVPVKSARMGMPVISVLAGAATNSHVLGDAARQARHYGATVLLAEKHGLELPPNLRRSLESDEDPAVE; encoded by the coding sequence ATGAGTAAGGAAAGGCCCTCTTCCGATCCCATGTCCCGCTACGAGCGGAAGCGCTGGGACGAGCTGCAAGGGCACTGGGAGAAGAAGGCCCAGGGGCGGAAGGCCGTACTCCCGCCTCGAGCCCGGGTTGCGCTCGATACCACAGTGGAGGTCACGAAGAACACCGCTTCGAAGGCCGGCAAGGCGGTGGCAGAGTGGACCCCGGAGAAGGTGAAGGACGTCGCGGGTGCGGCCGTTGATGCCGCACTCGTGCCGACCGTCCATCACGTCGTGCAACTGCTCGAACTGCTCAATGACTGGGTGGTCGAGCTGACCGACCCGGATGCGGTTCTGAAGTATCACCAGGAGAAGGGCCGGGGGGTGGAGTCGCTGGAAGACCTGCGACGCCTGGACCTTGAAGAACTGGAGGAGCTGACTACCGGTATGGCGCTCAAGTGGGGCACCGTCGGCGTTGGGCAGGGGGCGAGTTTTGGTGCGCTGGCCATGATCCCCGTGCCCGTCCTCGGCAGCGTCTTGGCTATCGGGCTCGACATGATCGCCATGCATGTGCTCACGGGCGCCATCGCCACCCGCATCTGTTACGCCTACGGGTACGACGCCGCCGATCCGGAGGTGCGGCACATCATCGATCGCATGGTCGCCCGGGCCTACAAGAACCAGGTGGTAAAGGCTGGCTCGGTGAAGAAGGCCAGTGCCGCCTTTGACGCGGCGAAGGGCCGGGTCAACTGGAGTCAGAAGCTTCGCGATGACCACCGCCTCATGGCCGCGGTCGAGAAGTTGCTGAAGAGGGCGGGCGACGGGAAGCACGTGCCCGTCAAGAGCGCCCGGATGGGTATGCCGGTGATCTCGGTGTTGGCGGGTGCCGCGACGAACTCGCACGTGTTGGGCGATGCCGCGCGTCAGGCGCGGCACTACGGCGCGACCGTCCTGCTCGCGGAGAAGCACGGCCTGGAGCTTCCTCCGAACCTGCGCCGCAGCCTTGAGTCCGACGAGGACCCAGCCGTCGAGTAG
- a CDS encoding ATP-binding protein, with protein sequence MTFTAVHRALGASPAPLTNELLDAAVTAGVVETNDLDWKSELPRAKGLPQTDFPKDVAAMANSGGGVIVYGVRESQKAATERVDVGEFDEAYERSLRSAAITAISPPVFGLHVHRLGDEGKRAVVVEVPASIDGPHLVYKNDYFGAPVRNDSDTAWMKERQIEAMYRARFNERRHATEALDNLFAEAVGGRDTDKRAWLIAVAHPRVPRFHDRLSREEARDVLSKTEKLALTYAGRGGVHPLESVDRSNPRPGLRRWVAVNTATGERSTWKEAWLSIHHDGSTTLAAAVGGHRVTSDGYFEGSQVQSAAIECGIADLMALIRATAEATDNDEYEVRVGIEWAGEQSLTILTTDNSGLTYEGVSTPLHRYTPVETTVNAVESSLEYYWLVHDLAQDCVNQGGISNVRMIQPPERNDQQ encoded by the coding sequence ATGACCTTCACAGCCGTTCACCGCGCGCTGGGGGCCTCCCCGGCACCGTTGACGAACGAGTTGCTCGATGCTGCGGTGACCGCCGGCGTGGTGGAGACGAACGACTTGGATTGGAAGTCTGAGCTGCCGCGGGCGAAGGGACTGCCGCAGACGGACTTCCCGAAGGATGTCGCCGCGATGGCCAACAGCGGTGGAGGAGTGATCGTTTACGGCGTTCGCGAGTCGCAGAAGGCGGCGACGGAGCGGGTCGACGTCGGCGAGTTCGACGAGGCGTATGAGCGTTCCCTGCGTAGCGCCGCGATCACCGCCATCTCCCCACCCGTGTTCGGCCTACACGTGCACCGCCTCGGAGACGAGGGCAAGCGTGCCGTCGTGGTGGAGGTCCCGGCGAGCATCGACGGACCCCACCTGGTCTACAAGAACGACTACTTCGGTGCGCCCGTTCGCAACGACTCAGACACCGCGTGGATGAAGGAACGCCAGATAGAGGCAATGTATCGCGCGCGGTTCAACGAACGGCGCCACGCCACCGAGGCGCTGGACAACCTCTTCGCCGAGGCAGTCGGCGGTCGCGACACCGACAAGCGAGCATGGCTCATCGCCGTGGCCCATCCTCGCGTTCCCCGATTCCACGATCGGCTCTCCCGTGAGGAGGCACGCGACGTGCTGTCCAAGACGGAGAAACTAGCCCTGACCTACGCAGGCCGGGGCGGGGTTCACCCCCTGGAGAGCGTGGACCGGAGCAACCCTCGACCGGGCCTACGCCGCTGGGTCGCAGTCAACACCGCCACCGGCGAGCGGTCGACGTGGAAGGAAGCGTGGCTAAGCATCCATCACGACGGCTCGACCACCCTCGCGGCCGCGGTCGGCGGGCACCGCGTGACGAGCGACGGCTACTTCGAAGGCTCGCAGGTCCAGTCGGCAGCGATCGAATGCGGCATCGCGGATCTCATGGCGTTGATCCGCGCGACCGCAGAGGCCACCGACAACGACGAGTACGAAGTGCGGGTCGGGATCGAGTGGGCCGGCGAACAGTCCCTGACGATTCTGACAACGGACAACTCCGGCCTCACTTACGAGGGTGTCTCCACCCCGCTGCATCGCTACACGCCTGTCGAGACCACGGTCAACGCGGTCGAGTCCTCACTGGAGTACT